ACGCGAGGTGCTCGAGTTGCTTCGTGAGAACGCGCGGTACTCGACGGCCGATATCGCGCGAATGACCGACCTCGAGGAGGACGAGGTCGAAGCAGCCATCGAGGAACTCGAGGCAACGGGCGTCGTCTGCGGCTATCAGGCGGTCGTCGACTGGGACAAGCTCGAGGACGAGCGCGTCCGCGCCGAGGTCGAGTTGAACGTGCGCCTCGACCGCGAGACGGGCTACGACGACATCTCCCAGCGCCTCGCACGGTTCCCGCAGGTCAAAGCGCTGCGGCTGGTCAGCGGCGACTACGACTTCGACATGGAGGTCGAGGGCGACTCCATCCGCGAGGTCTCGCAGTTCATCAGCGAGAAGGTCGCGCCCGTCCCCGAGATCACCCAGACGGTCACCCACTACGTGATGACCTCCTACAAGGAGAACGGGATCGAGCTCGGCGACGGCGAAGACGACGAGCGACTCTCGTTCTCACCCTGACCATGACGTTCGAACTGTCCGATCGCGTCCAGACGGTGCCGCCCTCGGGGATCCGGCGGTTCTTCGAGATCGCCGAGGAGCGCGACGACGTCATCTCGCTGGGCGTCGGCGAACCCGACTTCGCGACGCCGTGGGCGGCCCGCGACGCCGCGATCACGTCCTTGGAGCAGGGGAAGACCTCCTACACGGCAAACCGCGGCCGACGTGACCTCCGCGAGGCGATCGCCGACTACGTCGCCGACCGGTTCGATCTGGGCTACGACCCCGACGAGGAGATCATCGTCACCGCCGGGGCCAGCGAGGCCGTCGATCTGGCCTTCCGAGCGTTCGTTGACCCTGGCGACACGGTCGCCATCGCCCAGCCGTCGTACATCTCCTACGAACCCGGCGTGATCTTCGCCGGCGGCGAGGTGCTTCCCGTGCCGACCTACGAGGAGGACGACTTCCGGCTCACCGTCGAGGGACTCGAGGAAGCGGGCGCCGACGAGGCCGACATGCTCGTCCTCTGTTATCCGAACAACCCGACGGGCGCGATCATGCCCGCGGAAGACCTCGAGCCGATCGCCGAGTTCGCCCGCGAGCACGACCTGACGGTCCTCTCCGACGAAATCTACGCCGAACTGACCTACGACGGCGAACACACATCGATCGCGAGCTTCGAGGGAATGCGCGAGCGGACCATCGTCTTCAACGGCTTCTCGAAGGCCCACGCGATGACCGGCCTCCGACTCGGCTACGCGCTCGGCCCGGCCGACGCCATCGCCGCGATGAACAAGATCCACCAGTACACGATGCTCTCGGCGCCGACGACGGCCCAGTACGCCGCCCTCGAGGCCTTGGATTCCTGCGAGAACGACGTCCGGGAGATGGTGAGCCAGTACGACCGGCGCCGCCAGTTCGTCCTCTCGCGGTTCCGCGAGATCGGGATGGACGTCTTCGAGGCCAAGGGCGCCTTCTACTGCTTCCCCGAAGTGCCCGAGGGCTTCACCGCCGAGGAGTTCGCCGAGGAAGTCCTCCGCGAGCAGGGCGTCGCCGTCGTCCCCGGCGACGTCTTCGGCGCCGGCGGCGACGGCCACCTGCGGATCTCCTACGCGACCGGCCTCGACGACCTCCGCGAGGCGCTAGCCCGGATCGAGGCGTTCGTCGACGAACACGCCTGAGACCGGTGTCGTCCGTTCGATCGCCCGCTGTCGGTCCCGCTCGACGCTCGAGGCCGACACGGTAACCGACTACCCCGAACTACGCACTCGGTAGATTTTTGCACTCAGAATGGTTAGATAACTGCTATGAGACCCTCGTTACGCCGCGAAGCGTACCTCTACCACCTTTCGGTGGCTATCTGCGGTTGTTCTCTCGGCCTCATCGGCCTCTCCGGACTGCGCTCGAGCGGCCTCGGCGTCGTCCCCGTCCTCCTGACGATCAGCGGCTTCGGAATGGTCGCCGGGTCGGTCTTCGAGGCGTTCTGGAGGACGCCGGCCGAATCGGTTCCGGATCGACGGCTGCTCTGGCTCACCGTCGGCGGTGCCGCCCTCGCGATCGTCGGTGGCGCGTTGACACTGCTGGACTGACGGCCGGTCGGGTGGAGCGTTCGCGAATCGGTCGCGCAGCGATTCGCGATCACGAAGGGTTTTCTGGGTCGCCCTCGCTCACGTTCGCATGGTCGACTACCGTCCCATCCCGGACGAACGGGACGTCTTCCACGAGTACCGTAGCTACGCGTTCAGCCCGGAAGAGGGCCTCCCGGCGTACGATCCGGACGAACACGAGACGCCGCGGGCGACGCTTGGCTCCCGGCGCGGCCTCTACGCGAGCGAGGCGGCCGACGACGCCGATCCCCGCTGTGTCTGTCGGCACTACTGGCTCGAGTCACACGTCCGCGGCGACCGCCACCGAACCGCTGGGCTAGCGTCGGTCTCGACACCCCCCGAGTACCGCCGACGCGGTCACGTCCGGCAGTTGCTCGCCCGCTCGCTGGCTGAGTACCGCGACCGTGACATCCGCTTTTCGGTGCTGTGGCCGTTCCGCTACCGCTTTTATCGGCAGTACGGCTGGGATACCGCTAACCGGGTCCGCACCCACGAGTTCGAGCCGTCGCTGCTGTCGGTCGCGACCAGGGAGACGATCGATGGCGGACGGTTTCGTCGTCTCGAGGCCGACGAGTACGACCGCCTCGAGTCGGTCTACGCGACCCACGCGAACCGGTACGGGCTGGCCCTCGAGCGCGACGCGGACTGGTGGCGCTACCGCATCTTCGGCGGCAGCGACCGCGATCCGTTCGTCTACGCGTATGAGCGCGACGGCGACGTCGCGGGGTATCTCGTCTACGCGATGGAGGGCGGACAGGGCGACCGGCGGATGGACGTCTCCGAACTCGTCTTTGCCGACCGCGAGGCCCTGCTCTCGCTGCTGGCGTTTTGCTACAGACACGAGTCGCAGGTCCAGCGCGTCCGCTTCGACCTTCCCGCGGACGTCCCGATCCGTGATCTCGTCCGTGACCCCGACGAGGTCGAGACGACGGTCTCGGACGGCCCGATGGTCCGCATCGTCGACGTCGCGGAGACGCTGTCCGCGCTGTCCTATCCCGACCACGACGCTAGCCTGATGATCGCCGTCGAGGACCCGCTGGTCGACTGGAACGACGGGACGTTCGCCCTCGAGGTGACCGACGAAACCGTGACGTGCGAGCGCGTCGGCGACGGCACCGGCGCGGTCGACATCCGCCTCGAGATCGGTGCGCTCTCCCAACTCGTCGTCGGCACCCGGTCGGTACGGGATCTCGAGCGAACGGGCCGACTCGAGGTCGGCGATTCGGCGGCGCCCGAGGCGTTCGAGACGCTCGCAGCGCTATTCCCCGAGACCGACGTCTACCTCGGCGAATTCTTCTAAAGGCGAGTCGCCGGCGGCCGACGATGGCGGCCGCCGTCGCGTCCACACTGAAGTACTCGAGCGCATATGCTCGACTATGGTTCGTGTGCTGTCGGACGACGACGTCGCGTCGGTCCTCGACCTCGAGGAACTGCTGCCGGTCGTGGCCGACGCCTTCGAGAAGCAACGCGCGGGCGACTTCGAGCGACCCGAGCGACCCCACTACCCGATCGGAACGGGACTCGACCCGGACGCCCCCGACGATCCCGCCGGAACCGGACTCTGCATGCCAGCGTACGTCCACGGCGCCGACTACGCCGCGACGAAGCTCGCGACCGTCGTCGAGGACAACCCCGAGCGCGGACTCCCGACGGTTACGGCGCAGATCGAGGTGATCAACGCCGAGACTGGCCAGTCGGTCGGCTATCTCGCCGGGAAGCGAGTTACCAGCGCCCGGACGGGCTGCATCGGCGGGCTGGCCGCCCGCGAACTCGCCGTCGACGGCGAACTCGAGGTGGCGGTCATCGGCGCCGGCACGCAGGCCCGCTGGCAGACGCGAGCTATCGCCGCCGCGGTCAGCGTCGACCGCCTCGAGTCGATCCGGGTCACCTCGCCGAGCGACTCCCGGATCGACTGCGCCCGGGACCTCGAGGCGGAACTGGGCGTCCCGGCGGCGCCGGTCGAGAGTCCGCGGGAGGCCGTGACGGACGCCGACGTCGTCATCACGGCGACGACAAGCACTGAGCCAGTCTTCTCGGGCGGAGCCCTCGCCGACGGAGCGCTCGTGATCGCCGTGGGCGCGTACACGCCCGGGATGCGCGAACTGGACGACGAGACGATCGACCGCGCGGCTCGCGTCTTCGCCGACGTTCCCGACGAAGCCCGCGAAACGGGCGACCTGCGCGGGCACGAGGGGATCGGCGTTCGCCCGTTCGGGGACGTACTGGCCGGCGCCGACGGCCGCGAGTCGGCGGCGGAGATCGTCGTCCTCGAGAGCGTCGGGACGGCGGTTCTCGACGCCGCGACCGCCGAATTCGTCTTCGACCGGGCCGTCGATCGCGGCCTCGGAACGACGGTTTCGCTGTACGAGCGGGAGTGATGTGCCGTTGTTCGGCCACGACACTGAAATATGCGGTCCGCAAAGGAAGAGAACAACTGGCTGTCGATGATCGCAACGAGGAAGCGGGTCGATCGTCCCGCAGTGGGGGATGTCATCGCGCCGGCACCGACCGGCGCGGGGGGTGACCAGCCGTGACGCTGCGATCCGTCCCGATCGTCGACCGAGTGACCGACGCCTTCTTCGCGCTCGATACGGACTTTCGCTTCACGTACGTAAACGAGCGCGCCGAGACGCTACTGAAACGCTCCCGCGAGGAGTTGATCGGACGGGTCATGTGGGACGAGTTCCCCCAGACCGTCGAGACGCAGTTCCCCGACGGCTTCCACCGCGCGATGGACGAACAGGTCTCCGTCTCCTTCGAGATCTACCACGCGCAACTCGAGACCTGGTTCGAGGCGCGGGCCTACCCCTCCGAGAGCGGCCTCTCGGTCTACATGCGCGACGTCACCGACCGGAAGGTCCAGGAGACCACTCTGGCCCAACACGCCGCCGTCGTCGAGGCCGTCAACGACGCCGTCGTCACCCTCGATCGGACCCGAGAGATCGTCACCGTCAACGACGCCACCGAGACGGCCCTCGGCATCGACCGTTCGGAACTCGTCGGCGAACACGTCGAACGGCTCATCGACCGCGCGGGAATCACCGCCGAGGACGCCGTCGAGATCGGACGAGCGATCACCGATATCGACATCGGCAGCGCGGTCGAGCGGACCGTCGAGGTGCCGTTTACCGACGCCGACGGCGTCGATCGGATCGGCGAGTTCCGCTTCGTCCCGATCGAAGACGACGTCGCGACCGTCGCCGCCGTGATCCGCGACGTCACCGACCGCCGCGAGTACGAGCGCGTCGTCACGTCGCTCCACGAGGTGACCCGTTGGCTGCTCGAGTCCGACGATCCCGAGGAGATCTGCGCGATCGCGGTCCACTCCGGGAGCGACCTGCTCGAACTACCGATCAGCGGCGTCTGGCTGTTAGAAGAGGAGAAAGGCTATCTCGAACCCGTCGCCGGGACCGCAGGGGCCCACGACGAGTTCGGCGGCCTCCCTCGCTT
Above is a genomic segment from Haloterrigena salifodinae containing:
- a CDS encoding Lrp/AsnC family transcriptional regulator — its product is MSEREVLELLRENARYSTADIARMTDLEEDEVEAAIEELEATGVVCGYQAVVDWDKLEDERVRAEVELNVRLDRETGYDDISQRLARFPQVKALRLVSGDYDFDMEVEGDSIREVSQFISEKVAPVPEITQTVTHYVMTSYKENGIELGDGEDDERLSFSP
- a CDS encoding pyridoxal phosphate-dependent aminotransferase yields the protein MTFELSDRVQTVPPSGIRRFFEIAEERDDVISLGVGEPDFATPWAARDAAITSLEQGKTSYTANRGRRDLREAIADYVADRFDLGYDPDEEIIVTAGASEAVDLAFRAFVDPGDTVAIAQPSYISYEPGVIFAGGEVLPVPTYEEDDFRLTVEGLEEAGADEADMLVLCYPNNPTGAIMPAEDLEPIAEFAREHDLTVLSDEIYAELTYDGEHTSIASFEGMRERTIVFNGFSKAHAMTGLRLGYALGPADAIAAMNKIHQYTMLSAPTTAQYAALEALDSCENDVREMVSQYDRRRQFVLSRFREIGMDVFEAKGAFYCFPEVPEGFTAEEFAEEVLREQGVAVVPGDVFGAGGDGHLRISYATGLDDLREALARIEAFVDEHA
- a CDS encoding GNAT family N-acetyltransferase, which translates into the protein MVDYRPIPDERDVFHEYRSYAFSPEEGLPAYDPDEHETPRATLGSRRGLYASEAADDADPRCVCRHYWLESHVRGDRHRTAGLASVSTPPEYRRRGHVRQLLARSLAEYRDRDIRFSVLWPFRYRFYRQYGWDTANRVRTHEFEPSLLSVATRETIDGGRFRRLEADEYDRLESVYATHANRYGLALERDADWWRYRIFGGSDRDPFVYAYERDGDVAGYLVYAMEGGQGDRRMDVSELVFADREALLSLLAFCYRHESQVQRVRFDLPADVPIRDLVRDPDEVETTVSDGPMVRIVDVAETLSALSYPDHDASLMIAVEDPLVDWNDGTFALEVTDETVTCERVGDGTGAVDIRLEIGALSQLVVGTRSVRDLERTGRLEVGDSAAPEAFETLAALFPETDVYLGEFF
- a CDS encoding ornithine cyclodeaminase family protein, which produces MVRVLSDDDVASVLDLEELLPVVADAFEKQRAGDFERPERPHYPIGTGLDPDAPDDPAGTGLCMPAYVHGADYAATKLATVVEDNPERGLPTVTAQIEVINAETGQSVGYLAGKRVTSARTGCIGGLAARELAVDGELEVAVIGAGTQARWQTRAIAAAVSVDRLESIRVTSPSDSRIDCARDLEAELGVPAAPVESPREAVTDADVVITATTSTEPVFSGGALADGALVIAVGAYTPGMRELDDETIDRAARVFADVPDEARETGDLRGHEGIGVRPFGDVLAGADGRESAAEIVVLESVGTAVLDAATAEFVFDRAVDRGLGTTVSLYERE